The genomic segment GCAAAGGCCTGGGGAACAACTGGTGTTGAACCCTAGACATCCGACTCCCAAACATAAACCATCGCGGAGCACTTGGAACTGAAGCGACCGTGGCGCGCTCAAGTTTCCTACCTTCACCTGGCTTAAGTCCTAGGTTTTACGGTCCACCACAACCCAGGCTGGGCGCCCCGTTTACTACCGACAAGGTTGGAATCGAAAAGTTATTGTTAACAACTCTTTATTTGAAAGCGTGGGTGGCTCTGAAAAGAGCCTTTTGATTTTACAGATGCCCCTTCTACAGGAGAGCTGGGTAGGACTTGCGGAGACCGGCCTCACTTGCCCTTTGCCTTGTGGTGGCTCTCAGTCTTCTTCGGGAGCAACACGGCCTGGATATTGGGCAAAACGCCGCCCTGGGCGATGGTGACCTTGCCCAACAGCTTGTTCAGCTCCTCGTCGTTGCGGATGGCCAGCTGCAGGTGACGAGGGATGATGCGCGTCTTCTTGTTGTCTCGCGCCGCATTGCCCGCCAGCTCCAGGATTTCGGCGGTCAGGTACTCCAAGACCGCCGCCATGTAGACGGGCGCGCCGGCCCCCACCCGCTCAGCGTAGTTGCCTTTGCGCAGCAGGCGGTGCACCCGCCCCACCGGGAACTGCAAGCCTGCGCGAGACGAGCGCGACTTGGCCTTGGCGCGGGCCTTGCCGCCTTGCTTGCCACGACCAGACATGACAGCGACACCCACTAACAATTGCTCCCGCCAAACGCCCGACAAACTCGCCCTCCACGGCCCCACTTCACCCTTTTATAGGCAGAACGGCGATTGCCTGTGAAGCACTTTGATTGGCTACAGCACATCTTCGGCCTCGTGACCAATAGGATAGCGCAGTCAGAATCCACTCATTTACATAACCTTGTCTCCCTCGCGAGAGAGCCACTGAAATCTCGCCAATCGCAACGGGGCGTGATCAGAACCTTAATTTGCCTACAGTCTCTATAAGTACCGAGTCGCTGCCGGTCCGCCCGGGTGCTCCCTGTTGCCGTCTGCGTTTTTGGTAGTCTGTGCAGCTTGTGTTTGCGGTTATGCCCGAGCCGGCAAAATCCGCTCCCGCGCCCAAAAAGGGCTCCAAGAAAGCCGTCACCAAAGCCCAGAAAAAGGACGGCAAGAAGCGCAAGCGCAGCCGCAAGGAGAGTTATTCCGTCTACGTGTACAAGGTGTTGAAACAGGTGCACCCGGACACCGGCATCTCGTCCAAAGCCATGGGCATCATGAACTCATTTGTCAACGACATCTTCGAGCGCATCGCGGGCGAAGCGTCGCGCTTGGCGCATTACAACAAGCGCTCGACCATCACGTCCCGGGAGATCCAGACGGCCGTGCGACTTCTGCTGCCCGGCGAGCTGGCCAAGCACGCCGTGTCCGAGGGCACCAAGGCGGTCACCAAGTACACCAGCTCCAAGTGAGTCCTTGTCGGGACTCGGCGCTCGCTCGAGTTGCCCAGCCACTTGACGTTCTAAAGGTTCTTTTCAGAGCCACCCACCTTCTCAGTAGAAGCAGCTGTCATTTTGTTTTACACAGGTTTTCTGCTGCCCAGCTTTTTGTACTGGTTTTCACTCATTAAGTACAAATATCCTTATTCCTTTAGATACAATGAGGAAATAAGTATGATTATCTAGTTTTGTGGGAGAATATAATAGGGTATAGATGTGCTAAGTTTTCTCAAAGAACTGCTGTTGAAACTGGCTTTTTCGATGATGTTGCTTTTTATGAATTTCAGCATACAAGATTAAAAAGTTTCAATATCCATGGTGCGACTGTCTAGTGCTCCGAAGTGATATAACGATGTGGTACTGAATTTTTGTAGAACATGTTCTGTGTTGTGTACAAAACGGGATAATTTAGCTTACACTTGGTAACTAACAAATTCCTTGAGTTTATACATCCTGCATTCACAAGCACATGGGTGCCCAGTTTATGTGTAGATTCCCCTGTTAGGGAAATTGAAGCTTGGATATGATACCCAAGAACTAACCGTTTTGCTGCCTTTGCTCTGCCTCATGGCAAATCACATAAAACGTGCCTAATTTTCAGTGATAGTGTTCTCCCCAGAGAATTACCACTCAAAAAAGCTTGCCGTATATAAAGAACTTGACCATACAATGGAAACAAATTATGcatattttccaaagcagtaAAAAGTCTGAAATCTTAAAGGAGCAGAAAGTTATAATACAGTTGGGTGTGCAAAGGAGACTAGCTGCagtttcattttaatgttttgggAACTGTTAGATTGCTTCCAGTAGAGATTAACCTTAATCACTTTGGTTGCTTTGTGGATCATAGatcctaggtagttaacagtagAAGCAAGGAAAGCAACTAGAAGGCTATTACAGTGTCACAGGTTAGAGAAGTGAGTCAAAATCTGGTCTAGAGACCAGCAGTATTAGCATTACCTGAAAATTCATTAAAAGTGGACTCTTCAGacactaagttcagttcagtcgctcagtcgtgtccgactctttgcaaccccatgaattgcagcatgccaggcctccctgtccatcaccaactctcagggTTATGTAGGGCCATTATCTTGTTTTGCTCTGTCCTAATTCCCTCAGGTTGCACTGAGGAGACAGCTGCTGAGGCTGATGACTTTTTGGccacaacatcctttgtttactgaaatggcagGTTACAGTCTTTGTCCACACTGTAAACACAGCAATGGAGATGAAGGCTATCACGTcaaagtattcttttttaaaaaattatttgtctgctaagggtcttagttgcggcatgcaggatcttatgtTGTGGCACTCAAACTCTTAGTTGAAAGTATTCTTGTagactttcatttcttcttatgtGTTTCCTTAAAGTATTCTTCAAGACTTGATTTCTTATGTTATGAAGTATAACTTAGTCAATAATATACATTATAGGACTGTCAACTACTATGtagcatttttcttctgtttttctagttGCATGCTGATTTTCATTAAGGAACTCACCTAATCCCTTATGTATGTAGTTCTCAAATTTGCTGTTAGGGAAATAAAATAGAAGTTGTCTTCTTCAAGCTTCAGAGGCAAAAgagcagagcaggcctctgatcttgcttctaacctgcctggacactgccctgactggGAGTGACCGGGAgtgactgcctgctgtgagtgcaagacTTGCAGCACCTTAGAtaagatggggaaagaattttgagatttttgagCCCGTGGAGGGGGCCTGGCCAATCAAGCCCCAGACTTAACAACATTCTAAGTTTTACAagacaaagttcagttcagttaaattgctcagccgtgtccgactctgtgaccccatggatggcagcatgccaactcctggagcttgctcaaattcatgtccatccaaccatctcatcctttgttgtccccttctcccatcttcaatctttcccagcatcagggtattttcaaatgagtcacttcttcacatcaggtggccaaagtattggagtttcagcttcagcatcagtccttccaatgaacactcaagactgatc from the Bos javanicus breed banteng chromosome 3, ARS-OSU_banteng_1.0, whole genome shotgun sequence genome contains:
- the LOC133242182 gene encoding histone H2A type 2-A, which encodes MSGRGKQGGKARAKAKSRSSRAGLQFPVGRVHRLLRKGNYAERVGAGAPVYMAAVLEYLTAEILELAGNAARDNKKTRIIPRHLQLAIRNDEELNKLLGKVTIAQGGVLPNIQAVLLPKKTESHHKAKGK
- the LOC133242222 gene encoding histone H2B type 1-C/E/F/G/I, with amino-acid sequence MPEPAKSAPAPKKGSKKAVTKAQKKDGKKRKRSRKESYSVYVYKVLKQVHPDTGISSKAMGIMNSFVNDIFERIAGEASRLAHYNKRSTITSREIQTAVRLLLPGELAKHAVSEGTKAVTKYTSSK